Part of the Robbsia sp. KACC 23696 genome, CTTGGTGAACGGCTGAAACTCAGTCCCTTGCTATCGCTGGCGATGCTGACGTTCGGCGCGAAGCTCGGCTATATCGCCTCGGTCAGCAATCCGATCGTGTTGCCGGTGGCGCAGGGGATTGCCGGCGTGCCGTTATTCAGCGGCGCGTCGGTGCGGCTGGCGGTGTTCGTCGTGTCGATGATTCTGGCGATCGCCTATTTCATTTATGCGCTGCGCCGCGCCAAGGTCGCCGCATCGGTGACCCCGGAGATGTCGACGATCACGCTGTCGCAAAAAGCGGTGTTGTTGGTGATGGCGCTGGCGACGGTCGCCTTGGTCTGGGCGGCGCCGGCATACAAATGGCATAACGGCGAACTGAGTGCGTTCTATATCTTCGTCGCCGTTGCGATTGCCGTGGTCGGCCGACTCGATGCGCGCGAGACGGCCGATGCCTTCGTGCAGGGCATGAAGGGCATGATGCTGGCCGCCATCCTGATCGGTCTGGCGGCGACGATCGAACTGATTCTGCAACAAAGCATGGTCCTCGATACCGTCATCGACAAGCTGTCGTCGATGCTCAATGGCCGCCCGCCTGCCGTGGTGGCCGTCGGCATCATGGGCATCGAAGCGGTATTGGATTTGCTGGTGCCGTCCACCTCGGGGAAGGCGGCAATCAGCATGCCGATCCTCGCTCCCATTGCGCATCTTTCGGGGCTGAGCCCGCAGACCTGCGTGCTGGCCTTTTTGCTGGGCAATGGCATCATGGGCATCATCAATCCCGCCTCGGGGCTGACGCTGGCGTTTCTCGCCATCGCGAAAGTCGGCTATGGGCAATGGGTGCGCTTCGCGATGCCGCTGGTAGTGGCCTTGCTCCTCATGGGCGTCGTGACGGTGACGCTGGCGACGCGATTCGGTTATTGAGACAGGGCGGATTTCAGCGTCGGAGGGGAAGGGCGAAGGCGCGCTCCCGCTCCCGCCGCGTGCGGTTTTGTGTCGTGATACCGTCGCGGCAACGATGCCCGGGTGGCATCGACGCAAAAGGAAGCGCAATGGCCGATTCGATGCTCTATCTTAGTGCCGCCGATGTGCGTGCGTTGAATATCACGCCGGGACAGGCGCGGGACGCGATCTTGCACACCTTCCGGGCGCATGCGGCGGGTCGCAACCAAAGCTTGCCGAAGTCTGCCTTGACGGTCGGCCCGGGCCACGCGTTTCAGGCCATGGTCGCGGCCGACCCGCTCGCTGGCGTTGCAAGCGTGAAATGGGTGGCGATGACCACGACGGCACCGGGCAGCACCGCGGCAGGCATCAACGCGCTGATCTGCGTCGCGGATTACGAGACGGGTGTCCCCCTGGCGGTCATGGACGGTAGCGAAATCACGCTGCTGCGTACCGCCGCGATGTCGGCTGCTGCTGCCGCCTTGCTGAAGCCTGGCACGCCGACGACGATCGGTATGATCGGTTGCGGCCGACAGGCGCTCGCGCATCTGGATGCCTTTCTCGCCTTGTATCCGTCAATCACGCACCTTTCGGCTTTCAGCCGGACCCGCGCCTCCGCGGAGCGATTGCTGGACCATGCACGACGCCTCGGCGTGGAGGGCGTCGTGCATGACAGCGCCGAGCCGGTGCTGGCTGCTTCGGATATCGTGATTTCGATGGTCCCGGCGGTGTCGGGCCTCGTCCCCCTTCTCGACGCCCGACAGCTGAAACCCGACGCCTTTGTGTCGGCGGTCGATCTGGGGCGGAGCTGGATTCCCGCGTCCTATGGCGCGTTTGCGCACAGGATTACCGATAGCCTGTCCCAGATGACCTCGCCGTACGCCGCGGATGGCAGCGCGGTGGCGGACGTCACGTTTTCGACGGATCTGATTCAGCTGTTGGCACAGGCGCCCGTCGCGGTGACGGGGCGGACCTTGTTCTGCTTCCGTGGCTTTGCGCTCGCGGACCTGGCGCTTGCAAATGTGGCCCTGCAACTGGCGCGGTCGCGCTCCGGCGTCGGCACGCTATTGCCGCTTTGAGGCCGGCTGCGGTCCCCGCGCGACGCCGTGCCATCGATAGTCGATTCGAGATGCCAGAAAGTCTAGAAAGGCCTTGATCCGTGGCGCCATCGTGGCATTTTGGTAAAACACCGCGTGAATCGGCTGACGCACGTCTTGTTGCAGATCGGCCAGCACGACCTCCAGATCGCCCCGCCCGATATCGGCGTCGGTCATGAAGGCGGAGAGGCAGGCGATACCATTGCCCGCCAAGGCCAGATGCCGGATCGTTTCGCCACTGGAGGCACGCAGGTTCGGCGTGATGTGAAACGACGAATCGGCACCTTCCGCCGCATCGGGATCGGGAAGAGGCCAGGCATTCAGGCTGTCCGGCGCGGTGAAGCCGATCAGTCGATGATCGCGCAAGGCGGCGACGTCCTGCGGGCGGCCATATCGATCGAGATACGCGGGGCTGGCCAGGACCCGAATCGGGCTATGTCCCAGCGCCCTGGCATGCAAGGACGAATCCTGTAACACGCCAATCCGAATCGCCAGATCGACGCGGTGCTCCAGCAAGTCGACGATGTGCTCGTGACTGGTCAGTTCCAGCGTGATGTGCGGATACTGCGCTTGAAACGCCGCCACGTGCGGCACGATGGCATGCAGGATAAAAGGCGAGGCGGCATCGACGCGCAAACGGCCCGTGGGCGCATCGGTCGCGCCGCCGACGGACGCTTCGGCGAGCGCGATTGCCGCCAGAATCTGTCTGGCATGGGAGAGGAAGCGCTGCCCTTCGTCCGTGACCAACAGGCGACGCGTGGTGCGGCGGATCAAGGTCACGTCCAGCTTTGTTTCCAGACGGGTCAAGGCACGACTCACGCCGGACACCGTTTGCGCCAAGGCGTCGGCCGCCGCGGTGATCGATCCGGCGTCGACGACGGTGACAAAGGCCAGCAGTTCCTCTGTGGTGGTTTTCATTGCAGCTCGGCGAAAGCGGTGCCCGAAGGCGATCGGCACGAAATGACCGATCGTAACATCGCCGCTTCTTTAAAGCCGCCGGGCGTGCCGTAAAAGCGCCGTCGGATCGGATCAGCGCCCCGCGGTGCTGTCGCGAAACGGTTTGCATCCGAGTGCCAACAGCGCGATGGCGAGCAAGCTTGCGCAGAAGCCCATGATGGCCATCGATTGGCCCACCGCCGCGGGCGATCCGAAGACCTTGTCGGTGATCAGGGCGACGATCGTCGTCCCCACGCCCAAGCCGATCAGATTCGATACCAGCAAAAAGAGCGCCGAAATCTGCGCGCGCATTTGATTGGGCGCCATCATTTGCATCGCGGCCGTGGAAGTGGGCATCGGGAAGGAAGCGAAAAACATGGCGATAACCAACAGCGTCATGGACAGATGGACATCCGATACCAGCGTAAAACACGTTGCCGGAATCAGCATGCCCAGTGCGCCGATCGTCGCTGCCCGCATCGGACCGTCGGTTTTGCCGCGCGCCAGCAAGGTATCGCTCAGCCAGCCGCCGCATAGCACGCCCGCGGTATTTGCCACCAGCAAGATAAGACCGAGCACATAGCCGGTGTGCCCGGCGGTCCAGCCATAATGTCGCATGTAAAAAGCGGGTGACCAGCCCATCAGGCAAAACAGCGCCATCGCATAAAACGAAAAGCCGGCGTAGTGAAAAA contains:
- a CDS encoding YfcC family protein, whose product is MSTTLHTPSEGQSAPAHKRALHPVLMMLGILLFAVALTYVLDAGQFKRQGHLVVPASYHLIPKDNSPAALFALSTPISTAARAYPASAVSLIHAIPEGLTKSAALVFMVMFVGGMFEVFKATGALDSGLNRLVGLSRGNLYVLGPLLIVAVGLGSTFLGLISEYLVLLPVVLALGERLKLSPLLSLAMLTFGAKLGYIASVSNPIVLPVAQGIAGVPLFSGASVRLAVFVVSMILAIAYFIYALRRAKVAASVTPEMSTITLSQKAVLLVMALATVALVWAAPAYKWHNGELSAFYIFVAVAIAVVGRLDARETADAFVQGMKGMMLAAILIGLAATIELILQQSMVLDTVIDKLSSMLNGRPPAVVAVGIMGIEAVLDLLVPSTSGKAAISMPILAPIAHLSGLSPQTCVLAFLLGNGIMGIINPASGLTLAFLAIAKVGYGQWVRFAMPLVVALLLMGVVTVTLATRFGY
- a CDS encoding LysR family transcriptional regulator is translated as MKTTTEELLAFVTVVDAGSITAAADALAQTVSGVSRALTRLETKLDVTLIRRTTRRLLVTDEGQRFLSHARQILAAIALAEASVGGATDAPTGRLRVDAASPFILHAIVPHVAAFQAQYPHITLELTSHEHIVDLLEHRVDLAIRIGVLQDSSLHARALGHSPIRVLASPAYLDRYGRPQDVAALRDHRLIGFTAPDSLNAWPLPDPDAAEGADSSFHITPNLRASSGETIRHLALAGNGIACLSAFMTDADIGRGDLEVVLADLQQDVRQPIHAVFYQNATMAPRIKAFLDFLASRIDYRWHGVARGPQPASKRQ